A single Pedobacter sp. PACM 27299 DNA region contains:
- a CDS encoding pyruvate dehydrogenase complex E1 component subunit beta, translating into MREIQFREALREALSEEMRKNENIFLMGEEVAQYNGAYKVSQGMLDEFGDKRVIDTPIAEMGFTGIGIGAAMNGLVPVIEFMTFNFSLVAIDQIINGAAKMLSMSGGQFSIPIVFRGPTGNAGQLGAQHSQNFENWFANCPGLKVVVPSTPYEAKGLLKQAILDPDPVIFMESEVMYGDKGEVPEEEYYLPIGKANIVKEGTDVTIVTFGKMLTRVVNPAVEELTKEGISVEVIDLRTVRPIDYATIIESVKKTNRLVVVEEAWPLASISSEIAFNVQKNAFDYLDAPVLRITCADVPLPYAPTLIAASLPNAERVIKAVKEVLYVAK; encoded by the coding sequence ATGAGAGAAATTCAATTTAGAGAAGCGTTACGTGAAGCCCTAAGTGAAGAAATGCGTAAAAACGAGAACATTTTTTTGATGGGTGAAGAAGTAGCGCAATACAATGGTGCTTATAAAGTAAGTCAGGGTATGTTAGACGAGTTTGGCGACAAACGCGTAATTGATACTCCTATTGCCGAAATGGGCTTTACCGGTATTGGTATTGGCGCAGCAATGAATGGATTAGTTCCGGTCATAGAATTTATGACTTTCAATTTCTCATTGGTTGCTATTGATCAGATTATTAACGGTGCAGCCAAAATGCTTTCAATGAGTGGAGGTCAATTCTCTATTCCGATCGTATTCCGTGGCCCAACCGGAAATGCAGGTCAGCTAGGTGCACAGCACTCTCAAAACTTTGAGAACTGGTTTGCAAACTGCCCGGGTTTAAAAGTAGTAGTTCCATCTACTCCTTACGAAGCTAAAGGTTTATTAAAACAAGCTATCCTTGATCCAGATCCAGTGATTTTCATGGAATCTGAGGTAATGTATGGCGATAAAGGGGAAGTTCCTGAAGAAGAATATTACCTGCCTATCGGTAAAGCTAACATCGTTAAAGAAGGAACTGATGTAACGATTGTTACTTTCGGTAAAATGTTAACCCGTGTAGTAAACCCTGCAGTTGAAGAACTGACAAAAGAAGGAATCAGTGTAGAAGTAATCGATTTACGTACTGTACGTCCTATTGATTATGCAACGATCATTGAATCTGTTAAGAAAACAAACCGTTTAGTGGTAGTAGAAGAGGCATGGCCATTGGCTTCAATCTCTTCTGAGATCGCGTTTAATGTTCAAAAGAATGCTTTTGACTATTTAGATGCACCAGTATTACGTATCACTTGCGCAGACGTTCCACTTCCTTATGCACCAACTCTAATCGCGGCTAGTTTACCTAACGCTGAAAGAGTAATTAAAGCAGTAAAAGAAGTATTATACGTAGCAAAATAA
- a CDS encoding glycoside hydrolase family 3 protein: protein MKFKYPIFVFIFSLTGLSAVFSQELQSSKSASQRKSYIETLSSPNPWVDSVFNKLNKRQKIAQLFFVRAHTDMGKVFEDSIANVVKKERIGGLVFFQGGPGRQAILTNKYQALARVPLLITSDGEWGLGMRLDSSISYPYQMALGAVQEKELIYRMGLEVAKDYKRIGMHMNLAPDVDVNNNPKNPVINYRSFGENKYNVTAKASAYMKGMQDGGLLVSLKHFPGHGDTDVDSHYDLPKLPFSKQRLDSMEIYPFRELIKEGAAGVMIAHMNIPALDNTPNMPSTLSKPIVTGILKEELGFKGIIISDAMGMKGVVKYFKDGEADVMGIIAGNDILELSENSARAIKLVRKAVREGRIPMERIDESVKKILTAKYWAGLNVKDTVDEKNVYAEINRPESKVLLQQLADASMTLLRGKQYLKTLAAQKRTAIISIGTPQVTTFQEDLGKFYKNSVFYTLDKTANANAIAKVLKEVGNFDQVIIGIHDTRTRPGNGIVLSADLKMFIKSMADKNAVFALFANPYNLAALPGLENSKVLVVAYQKEDFMQRAASSVIKNQLTTSGKLPVTVNTFFKYGDGE, encoded by the coding sequence ATGAAATTTAAGTACCCCATATTTGTCTTTATTTTCTCTTTAACGGGGCTTTCTGCCGTTTTTTCACAAGAATTGCAGTCATCCAAATCAGCATCGCAGCGTAAAAGCTATATAGAAACGTTGTCTAGTCCCAATCCATGGGTCGACTCTGTGTTTAACAAATTAAATAAACGCCAGAAAATCGCCCAGTTGTTTTTTGTGAGGGCACATACCGATATGGGCAAAGTGTTTGAAGATTCCATTGCCAATGTGGTGAAGAAAGAACGGATCGGTGGACTTGTATTTTTTCAGGGAGGGCCGGGCAGACAAGCCATCCTGACCAATAAATACCAGGCTTTGGCTCGCGTGCCTTTATTGATTACTTCTGATGGTGAATGGGGATTGGGGATGCGTTTAGACAGCAGCATTTCTTACCCTTACCAAATGGCCTTAGGGGCGGTTCAAGAAAAAGAACTGATTTATAGAATGGGTTTGGAAGTAGCGAAAGATTACAAACGGATTGGGATGCACATGAATCTGGCCCCAGATGTAGATGTGAATAATAACCCTAAAAATCCAGTTATCAATTACCGGTCTTTTGGTGAAAATAAATACAATGTAACCGCTAAAGCTTCGGCTTATATGAAAGGAATGCAGGATGGCGGACTATTGGTTAGCTTGAAACATTTTCCAGGTCATGGGGATACCGATGTAGATTCTCATTACGATTTGCCAAAACTGCCATTTTCAAAACAAAGGTTGGACAGTATGGAAATTTATCCTTTTCGTGAACTGATCAAAGAGGGAGCAGCAGGAGTGATGATCGCACACATGAACATTCCGGCATTGGACAATACACCTAATATGCCTTCTACTTTGTCAAAACCGATCGTTACGGGTATCTTAAAAGAAGAACTTGGCTTTAAAGGGATTATTATTTCTGATGCGATGGGCATGAAAGGAGTAGTGAAATATTTTAAAGATGGAGAGGCTGATGTGATGGGCATAATTGCAGGCAATGACATCCTGGAGCTTTCAGAAAATAGTGCAAGGGCAATTAAACTTGTGAGGAAAGCCGTTAGAGAAGGCCGAATTCCTATGGAACGCATAGATGAAAGTGTAAAGAAAATCCTGACCGCTAAGTATTGGGCAGGACTGAACGTAAAAGACACGGTAGATGAAAAGAATGTCTATGCGGAAATTAACCGACCGGAAAGTAAAGTGCTGTTGCAGCAGCTTGCAGATGCCTCGATGACTTTGTTAAGGGGAAAACAATACCTAAAGACGCTTGCTGCTCAAAAGAGAACAGCAATTATTAGTATTGGTACCCCTCAGGTGACGACCTTCCAGGAGGATCTGGGTAAATTTTATAAAAACTCTGTTTTTTATACTTTGGATAAAACCGCAAATGCCAATGCTATTGCGAAGGTATTAAAAGAGGTGGGCAACTTTGATCAGGTAATAATTGGGATTCATGATACAAGAACCCGCCCTGGGAATGGAATCGTGTTGAGCGCAGATCTGAAAATGTTTATTAAAAGCATGGCCGATAAAAATGCCGTATTTGCTTTATTTGCGAATCCATATAATCTGGCTGCTTTGCCAGGGCTGGAAAATAGCAAAGTACTGGTGGTTGCTTATCAAAAGGAGGATTTTATGCAGCGTGCAGCATCGTCTGTAATTAAAAATCAATTGACAACCTCTGGAAAATTACCGGTTACCGTGAATACTTTCTTTAAGTATGGTGATGGTGAGTAA
- a CDS encoding porin family protein, which translates to MKKLFIIGLGLTMSSLAFRANAQQSQSAANDQMRFGIRAGANLMNMGKISIGDQNYSTDSKVGFQAGVYADLPLGGGFAFLPEVMYSQKGGKVKETFAGNTSEFDSKIGYLDVPILIGFRPAPEFTVFAGPQVSFLLSQESSFKVNGEQVGDNFTNKKDYKKSIAGGVVGVGYSITPNININGRYAMDFQKSFNDDLNQDKLKNKGFALSLGYTF; encoded by the coding sequence ATGAAAAAATTATTCATTATAGGATTGGGTCTGACGATGAGCAGTCTGGCCTTCAGAGCAAATGCACAACAATCACAAAGTGCAGCAAATGATCAGATGAGGTTCGGTATTAGAGCAGGAGCAAATCTGATGAACATGGGTAAGATCTCTATTGGTGATCAAAATTATTCCACAGATTCAAAAGTGGGATTTCAGGCGGGTGTATATGCTGACTTACCTTTAGGTGGTGGTTTTGCATTTTTACCTGAGGTAATGTACTCGCAAAAAGGAGGTAAAGTGAAAGAAACTTTTGCAGGAAATACTTCCGAATTCGATTCTAAAATAGGTTACCTGGATGTGCCAATTCTGATTGGGTTCAGACCAGCTCCGGAATTTACTGTTTTTGCAGGTCCTCAGGTTTCCTTCTTACTTTCTCAGGAGTCTTCATTTAAAGTGAATGGTGAACAGGTAGGAGATAACTTTACGAACAAAAAGGATTACAAGAAATCTATTGCTGGTGGAGTTGTGGGTGTTGGATACAGCATTACACCGAACATCAATATAAATGGAAGGTATGCGATGGACTTTCAAAAATCATTTAATGATGATTTAAACCAGGATAAATTGAAAAATAAAGGTTTTGCCCTATCATTGGGTTATACTTTTTAA
- a CDS encoding UvrD-helicase domain-containing protein has protein sequence MPQQPLKILQASAGSGKTFSLTAHYLTLLLSGETKYREILAVTFTNKATEEMKTRIMEVLKGFALGQDEVEDYRILVLKAHPDLNKSLLQQRSEAIYKRILHDYSRFSVSTIDGFVQKVIRGFAFELGLDSGYALEMNFEKVKNELADKLDEQMDHNPNLLQWIIDLALDRISNNVSWNYRNELTDLAGEIFKERYQPFDNAIQELIEYNDLNVMFGEYSKSTKQQISLFESTLKELALRAVNLFEAANIATDQLKGKSRSPLLAIAKIADGDFSKIETIAKLINEPDEWFKAGADDSLYDTLNPVLDKLYQHYSNGLPEYILAQAFNKNLYYLRLMQEMAVLLKTYRQESGNLLISDAQNLLKGITGEDDDNPAFIWEKTGSRYRHFLFDEFQDTSANQWGNFKPLLKNAMAEANGKLIDHLIVGDVKQSIYRWRNGDWNILHQQAKKDIGETYVVAANLEENYRSTENIITFNNTLFKALPILMQRRLNETIGEQSANQKLADWWEEKGFSHIMTDVYEEVAQKITPKTAAGGAIDFSVLKTDADGASLGRTGFKPEALRRMVETLKRLIIEEKRYKSGDACVLVRSNSEAIAVVDALMGNNINVISGEALLIENNTAVKILINTLKVMAGIPGNTALYKANIISMYAQLKVVEVLPDHLFNLKIKGLEHLIDRLPLELCENWKSWMQQPLPELLEKLIHAYGLNQAKHSSHLPYLFALRDLAGNFARQGEKGITAFLNYWDEEGKRKTLPSSENTDAVQVITIHKSKGLAFKVVMVPFCNWEINGKPNGIFWVPTADTAYHQLQSIPLKYNKELGQSAVAIPYYEELLYNNMDALNMLYVATTRTKEYLYITCLGKKTDTVSTIGDVLAMTLQDQLDEDGRFFVDEPVVKKNKTHRVEESGPAFINLQEYPTSERLSEVFNNNLKRKELEMLTGTNAGREGTILHEVLARSANLEEMETALSNMLNEGFFKAEELPSLRRQAGNVLAHGELQALLKTSKETINEKSIIDIRGKMYRPDKVLISGNEVIVIDYKFTLKESDSHIKQVYGYRDLLLAMGYQKVKTYLFYAHSATLKSV, from the coding sequence ATGCCTCAACAGCCGTTAAAAATACTACAAGCTTCCGCAGGATCTGGTAAAACATTCAGTCTTACAGCCCATTATTTGACCCTTTTATTATCCGGTGAAACCAAGTACCGGGAAATTCTTGCCGTTACCTTCACCAATAAGGCGACAGAGGAGATGAAAACCAGAATCATGGAGGTGTTGAAAGGCTTTGCCTTAGGTCAGGATGAAGTGGAAGATTACCGGATATTGGTTTTAAAAGCGCATCCAGATTTAAATAAATCATTGCTTCAGCAAAGATCTGAGGCAATTTATAAGAGAATCCTTCACGATTACAGTCGGTTTTCAGTGAGTACAATTGATGGTTTCGTTCAAAAGGTGATCAGAGGTTTTGCCTTTGAACTGGGGCTTGATTCTGGCTATGCGCTGGAAATGAATTTTGAAAAGGTAAAGAACGAGCTTGCGGATAAGCTGGATGAGCAGATGGACCATAATCCAAATTTGCTGCAGTGGATCATAGACCTTGCTTTAGACCGGATCAGCAACAATGTAAGCTGGAATTACAGAAATGAGCTGACCGACCTGGCCGGTGAGATATTTAAAGAACGTTATCAGCCTTTCGATAATGCCATTCAGGAATTAATCGAGTATAACGACCTCAATGTAATGTTCGGGGAGTATAGTAAATCTACCAAGCAGCAAATCAGTTTATTTGAAAGCACGCTCAAAGAACTGGCATTACGTGCCGTTAATTTATTTGAAGCTGCAAATATCGCGACCGATCAGCTTAAAGGAAAATCAAGGTCACCTTTATTGGCCATTGCCAAGATTGCTGATGGTGATTTTTCAAAAATTGAAACGATTGCTAAATTAATCAATGAGCCTGATGAGTGGTTTAAAGCTGGGGCTGATGATAGTTTATATGATACCCTGAATCCTGTTCTCGATAAATTATACCAGCATTATAGCAATGGCCTGCCAGAATATATTCTGGCACAAGCCTTCAACAAAAATTTATACTATCTGCGCTTAATGCAGGAAATGGCCGTTTTGCTGAAAACTTACCGACAGGAAAGTGGCAACTTGCTCATCAGTGATGCTCAAAATCTACTGAAAGGGATTACCGGAGAAGATGATGATAACCCAGCCTTTATCTGGGAAAAGACCGGCAGCCGGTACCGACATTTTTTATTCGATGAATTCCAGGATACTTCTGCGAATCAATGGGGGAACTTTAAACCTTTATTGAAAAATGCGATGGCAGAAGCCAATGGGAAACTGATCGACCATTTGATTGTCGGAGATGTAAAACAATCTATTTACCGCTGGCGAAATGGCGATTGGAACATCCTTCATCAGCAGGCTAAGAAAGACATTGGCGAAACCTATGTCGTTGCCGCAAATCTGGAAGAAAATTACAGGAGTACAGAAAATATCATCACCTTTAACAATACGCTTTTTAAAGCATTGCCGATCCTGATGCAGCGCCGCTTAAATGAAACGATTGGAGAACAATCCGCCAATCAGAAATTAGCAGATTGGTGGGAAGAAAAAGGCTTCAGTCACATCATGACTGATGTGTATGAGGAAGTTGCTCAGAAGATCACGCCAAAAACAGCAGCAGGTGGTGCCATTGATTTTTCCGTTTTGAAAACGGATGCAGATGGCGCTAGTTTGGGCCGGACAGGCTTCAAACCTGAGGCGTTAAGGCGCATGGTAGAGACTTTAAAACGCCTGATTATAGAAGAGAAGCGTTATAAATCAGGAGATGCCTGTGTTTTGGTGCGCTCCAATTCGGAAGCCATTGCTGTGGTAGATGCCTTGATGGGAAACAACATCAATGTGATTTCCGGTGAGGCACTCTTAATTGAAAACAATACCGCAGTTAAAATCCTGATCAACACACTAAAAGTGATGGCAGGAATTCCCGGAAATACCGCTTTATATAAAGCGAATATCATCAGTATGTATGCGCAGTTGAAGGTGGTGGAAGTGCTGCCTGATCATTTATTCAACCTAAAAATTAAAGGTCTGGAGCATTTGATTGATCGACTGCCACTTGAGCTTTGTGAAAATTGGAAGAGCTGGATGCAGCAGCCATTGCCGGAATTACTGGAAAAACTGATTCATGCTTATGGGCTGAATCAGGCAAAGCATTCTTCGCATTTACCTTATTTATTTGCTTTGAGAGACCTGGCAGGTAACTTCGCCCGGCAAGGTGAAAAGGGCATTACCGCTTTTCTGAACTATTGGGATGAAGAAGGCAAAAGAAAAACTTTGCCATCCTCAGAAAACACCGATGCAGTACAGGTGATTACCATTCATAAATCTAAAGGACTAGCCTTTAAAGTGGTTATGGTGCCATTCTGCAACTGGGAAATCAATGGAAAACCAAATGGGATTTTCTGGGTGCCTACTGCAGACACCGCTTATCACCAGCTGCAAAGTATCCCATTGAAATACAATAAAGAATTAGGACAATCGGCCGTAGCCATCCCTTATTACGAAGAATTACTTTACAATAATATGGATGCGTTAAATATGCTGTATGTGGCCACCACGAGGACAAAAGAGTATTTGTACATCACTTGCTTAGGCAAAAAAACAGATACGGTAAGTACTATTGGGGATGTTTTAGCCATGACTTTACAAGATCAGCTGGATGAAGATGGGCGGTTTTTTGTAGACGAACCGGTGGTTAAGAAGAATAAAACACATCGCGTAGAAGAAAGCGGGCCAGCTTTCATCAATCTGCAAGAATATCCGACTTCAGAAAGACTTTCAGAAGTTTTCAATAACAACCTCAAAAGAAAAGAACTTGAAATGCTTACCGGTACCAATGCGGGCAGGGAAGGAACCATATTGCATGAAGTACTGGCCAGATCTGCTAATTTGGAAGAAATGGAAACTGCGCTAAGTAATATGCTCAATGAAGGTTTTTTTAAAGCAGAGGAATTGCCTTCTTTACGTAGACAGGCAGGAAATGTATTGGCTCATGGCGAATTACAAGCCTTATTGAAAACCAGTAAGGAAACGATCAATGAGAAGAGCATTATTGATATCCGTGGGAAAATGTACCGGCCGGATAAAGTGTTGATCTCTGGAAATGAGGTCATCGTAATCGATTATAAATTTACGCTCAAAGAGAGCGATTCACATATTAAACAAGTGTACGGATACCGCGACTTGTTATTGGCAATGGGCTACCAGAAGGTAAAAACCTATTTATTTTATGCACATAGTGCAACCTTAAAATCAGTGTAA
- a CDS encoding thioredoxin family protein, protein MKKLTLLLFAFITISISTFAQDTKEAVKIYNPAANAQADLDAAIAKAKKEGKHVFVQVGGNWCSWCIAFHNLVDHTPELKKLLNDNYETVLINYSKENKNEAVLAKLQYPGRFGFPVFLILDGNGRLLHTQNSAYLEEGKGHSVKKVTEFLKNWNVAALKPENNK, encoded by the coding sequence ATGAAAAAACTAACCTTACTACTTTTCGCTTTTATAACTATCTCTATCAGCACTTTTGCTCAGGATACCAAAGAAGCGGTTAAAATTTATAATCCTGCGGCGAATGCTCAGGCCGACCTTGATGCTGCCATAGCGAAGGCTAAAAAAGAAGGTAAACATGTATTTGTACAGGTAGGAGGAAACTGGTGCTCCTGGTGCATCGCTTTTCACAACCTGGTAGACCATACTCCTGAGCTTAAAAAATTGCTGAACGACAATTATGAAACAGTGTTGATCAATTATAGCAAAGAGAACAAAAATGAAGCAGTATTAGCCAAATTACAATACCCAGGACGTTTCGGTTTTCCCGTATTTCTGATTCTTGATGGTAATGGAAGACTTTTACACACGCAAAACTCTGCTTATCTGGAAGAAGGAAAAGGTCACAGTGTAAAAAAAGTAACGGAATTCCTTAAAAACTGGAATGTTGCCGCCTTAAAACCGGAAAACAATAAATAA
- a CDS encoding bleomycin resistance protein, protein MLLSAVPILASIHQVETIAFYTEKMGFTLNSQWDGYLIFSREQVNIHLWFTEDTAIPKHTGCYINVNNVLQLYHEYERQGIIHPNGKLAEMPWGMRQFSILDNNGNIIHFGEPLENPSN, encoded by the coding sequence ATGTTACTTTCAGCAGTACCTATTCTGGCTTCTATCCATCAGGTGGAAACCATTGCTTTTTACACTGAAAAAATGGGCTTTACGCTCAATTCTCAATGGGATGGTTACCTGATTTTCAGTCGGGAACAAGTGAATATTCACCTCTGGTTTACGGAAGATACGGCCATTCCGAAGCATACGGGCTGTTATATTAATGTAAATAATGTACTGCAATTGTATCATGAATATGAGCGTCAAGGCATCATCCATCCGAATGGAAAACTGGCTGAAATGCCCTGGGGAATGCGTCAATTCTCGATTTTGGACAACAATGGGAACATTATTCATTTCGGTGAGCCCCTGGAAAATCCCAGCAATTAA
- a CDS encoding PD-(D/E)XK nuclease family protein → MKAFLKEVAEDLVKRLGSDLHHAAVVFNNKRPVPYLQNHLADTLRKPFWAPSFFTIQEFFALSTHLQVADGFNQFFTLLKEYNKLIIEEGGKSLNPDVFYPIARIILSDFSQIDNDLVNADQLFQELEDIAVIEKDFQHLTAEQQLFLEQFWSSFSAGKQQYHQEQFIRMWRRMPKLYRGFHAALREKGYTTMAYIYRQLAEGKADKPEFIDDFKNGKIVFAGFNALSNAEAVIFKQWNKDEKALFYFDVDKYYMEDETQEAGLFLRKNIQRLGLPNALGEARDLIRGQQKEINVYKTQGQTAQAKILHQELLQDYPLLDVADNAGKIALILADESLLLPVLQTIPTKYQHAGGISNIELNVTMGYPLLATSIFGLADLWLSVQAQLIDGKKDTIYYREVEAFLSHPLTGVLPIDRDAVQQEILKAQLIDVPIKTLHKDPLSILFFSKVDAGLIAIEHLQQVFKLILERQLEEKTLKQTEADLFGATLKELNRLHDTLADYAAHLPLSFVLSLMQKAVQGIAVPLSGEPLQGVQVMGLLESRSLDFEHVYVLGVTEGILPQINVSPSFIPDSIRRAYGLPVIENQDAISAYMFYRLLQRSNKVSLVYNGQADDSNTGEPSRFLKQLEFESGYTFKYFDQSQSLAIEPKVEFEIKKEGEVLRRLYTYLDNQEENPVKLSATRLTTYLNCPLQFFYKYIAKVEEPEELAENMEANSIGSILHKVMELFYQKLKGESPYITKERIAENRKQLKEMCKLAFAIEMFDTEEILLEYSGMQQVMLAIVAEYANVILDHDEQQAPFSIVELENNKDYDKVTFPIHVKGEERKLTLLGIIDRVDQRNGVTRIVDYKTGRDEVGFSSIDELFDSESGKQNKALVQTLFYTYVYEQTRKISGVEPNLYIVRKMRDEGTLFYLKENRKRVLLQAEHLEDLKGNFTQLLRQKLEELFNPDLPFKHTTVAENCTYCPYLTLCGK, encoded by the coding sequence ATGAAGGCGTTTTTAAAAGAAGTTGCAGAAGATTTAGTAAAAAGGTTGGGTTCGGATCTGCACCATGCCGCAGTTGTTTTTAACAATAAAAGGCCGGTGCCCTATCTGCAGAACCATTTGGCAGATACGCTGAGGAAACCCTTCTGGGCACCTTCCTTTTTTACCATTCAGGAGTTTTTTGCGCTGTCTACTCATTTGCAGGTAGCCGATGGTTTCAATCAGTTTTTTACCCTGTTAAAAGAATACAATAAACTCATTATTGAAGAAGGAGGAAAATCGCTCAATCCAGATGTTTTCTATCCAATTGCCCGTATTATTCTCAGCGATTTTTCTCAAATAGATAACGATCTGGTCAATGCAGATCAGCTTTTTCAGGAGCTGGAAGATATTGCGGTGATTGAAAAGGATTTTCAGCACCTGACGGCGGAACAGCAGCTGTTTTTAGAGCAGTTTTGGTCTTCTTTTTCAGCTGGGAAACAACAATACCATCAGGAACAGTTTATCCGCATGTGGAGACGAATGCCTAAATTATACCGTGGATTTCATGCGGCTTTAAGGGAAAAAGGGTACACCACCATGGCTTATATTTATCGTCAGTTGGCAGAAGGAAAAGCAGATAAACCGGAATTTATTGATGATTTTAAGAATGGAAAGATTGTTTTTGCGGGATTTAATGCCCTTAGTAATGCGGAAGCGGTAATTTTCAAGCAATGGAATAAAGATGAAAAGGCTTTATTCTATTTTGATGTCGATAAATACTATATGGAGGATGAGACTCAGGAAGCAGGTTTGTTCCTGAGAAAAAATATACAGCGACTCGGGCTGCCGAATGCTTTAGGTGAAGCAAGGGATCTGATTCGCGGACAGCAAAAAGAAATTAATGTTTACAAAACACAGGGACAAACAGCACAGGCAAAGATTCTTCACCAGGAATTGTTACAGGATTATCCACTATTGGATGTAGCTGATAATGCCGGGAAAATCGCACTGATTCTTGCTGATGAAAGCTTATTGTTACCCGTTTTGCAAACAATTCCCACCAAATATCAGCATGCAGGAGGTATTTCGAATATCGAATTGAACGTGACAATGGGGTATCCCTTATTAGCGACTTCCATTTTTGGATTGGCAGATTTATGGCTGAGTGTTCAGGCACAGCTGATTGATGGAAAGAAAGACACCATTTATTACAGAGAAGTAGAAGCCTTCCTATCTCATCCTTTAACGGGCGTGTTGCCTATTGACAGAGATGCGGTACAGCAGGAAATCCTAAAAGCCCAACTGATTGATGTTCCGATAAAAACTTTGCATAAAGATCCTTTATCCATCTTGTTTTTTAGCAAAGTAGATGCTGGATTAATTGCCATCGAACATTTGCAGCAGGTCTTCAAACTGATACTGGAAAGACAACTGGAAGAAAAGACTTTAAAGCAAACGGAAGCCGATTTATTTGGCGCTACGCTGAAAGAACTCAACAGATTACATGATACTTTAGCAGATTATGCGGCACATCTGCCACTTTCTTTTGTACTTTCTTTGATGCAAAAGGCAGTGCAGGGAATTGCAGTTCCTTTAAGCGGGGAGCCATTGCAAGGTGTTCAGGTGATGGGATTACTGGAAAGCAGGAGTCTGGATTTTGAGCATGTATATGTGCTTGGTGTTACAGAAGGAATTTTGCCACAGATCAATGTTTCGCCAAGTTTTATTCCCGACAGTATCCGCAGGGCCTATGGATTACCGGTGATTGAAAATCAGGATGCCATTTCTGCCTACATGTTTTACCGCTTATTGCAGCGCTCCAATAAAGTAAGTCTGGTCTATAACGGACAAGCGGATGATAGCAATACCGGAGAACCTAGCCGCTTTTTAAAGCAGCTGGAATTTGAAAGCGGCTATACTTTTAAATATTTTGACCAGTCGCAATCTCTTGCCATTGAGCCGAAAGTAGAATTTGAGATCAAAAAAGAAGGAGAGGTATTGAGGCGTTTATATACTTATCTTGACAATCAGGAAGAAAATCCGGTGAAATTATCTGCTACCAGACTGACTACCTACCTCAATTGCCCGCTGCAGTTTTTTTATAAATACATCGCCAAAGTCGAAGAGCCGGAAGAACTTGCCGAAAATATGGAAGCCAACAGCATTGGTTCTATCTTACACAAGGTGATGGAGCTCTTTTATCAGAAGTTAAAAGGCGAAAGTCCTTATATCACTAAAGAACGTATCGCCGAAAACAGAAAACAGCTCAAAGAAATGTGCAAGCTCGCTTTTGCGATAGAGATGTTTGATACGGAAGAAATACTACTGGAATATAGCGGGATGCAGCAGGTCATGCTGGCCATTGTTGCCGAATATGCCAATGTAATTTTGGACCATGACGAACAACAAGCGCCATTTTCAATCGTAGAACTGGAAAATAATAAGGACTACGACAAAGTGACTTTTCCGATCCATGTAAAAGGAGAAGAACGAAAGCTGACTTTATTGGGTATTATTGACCGTGTGGATCAGCGAAATGGCGTCACCAGAATTGTCGATTACAAAACAGGAAGAGACGAAGTCGGCTTTTCTTCTATTGATGAACTATTTGACAGCGAGAGTGGTAAGCAAAATAAAGCCTTGGTGCAGACCTTGTTTTATACTTATGTTTATGAGCAGACGAGAAAAATTTCTGGGGTAGAGCCCAATCTTTATATTGTACGAAAAATGCGTGATGAAGGTACCCTGTTCTATTTAAAAGAAAACAGAAAGAGAGTCCTTTTACAGGCAGAGCATCTGGAGGATCTGAAGGGAAATTTCACGCAGTTATTGCGCCAGAAACTGGAAGAATTATTCAATCCAGACCTTCCTTTTAAGCATACAACCGTTGCAGAAAACTGCACATATTGTCCTTATTTAACGCTTTGTGGAAAATAA